A stretch of Elgaria multicarinata webbii isolate HBS135686 ecotype San Diego chromosome 5, rElgMul1.1.pri, whole genome shotgun sequence DNA encodes these proteins:
- the TBC1D23 gene encoding TBC1 domain family member 23 isoform X2 produces MAEGEEASPLSSWENDLAEALEEGGCDLETVRNIIQGRTLPEHLRAKVWKIALNVVGKGDSLASWDGCLDLPEQTLIHKDCQELVDQLSVPEEKSVLLLDIESVITFYCKSRNVKYSSSLSWTYLLKPLVHLRLPRSDLYNCFYAIMNKYIPRDCFLKGRPFHLFRLLLQYHEPELCSFLDTKKMTPDSYALNWLGCLFSSYCSYEVTQAIWDGYLQLADPFFIYFLMLIILVNAKELILAPESDNKEDVAKFLEKSPASLEAEDIEDLFVLAQYYCSKTPASFRKDNHSLFGSSLLGLKDDDSDLSQALCLAVSVSEILQANQQQGEGVRFFVVDCRPAEQYNAGHLSTAFHLDSDLMLQNPSEFAQSVKSLLEAQKQSIESGSVAGGEHLCFMGSGREEEDMYMNMVLAHFLQKNKEYVSIAKGGFMALQQHLADINVEGPENGYGHWIASTSGSKSSINSLVDGDSPNGSNDGKGVKSLVNKMTEALKTKSVNVKEKVISFIENTSTPVDRHVSSSDRVGKPYRGVKPVFSIGDEEEYDTDEIDNTSMSDDDRKEIVNIQTWINKPDIKYHFPCTEVKETGHRFPSHLLVTATHMYCLREIVSRKGFAYIQSRQALNSVVKITSKKKHPELITFKYGNSTTSGIEILAIERYLIPNAGEATKAIKQQIMKVLDALES; encoded by the exons GGAAAATGACCTTGCAGAAGCTCTAGAAGAAGGTGGTTGTGATCTTGAAACAGTCCGAAACATAATCCAAGGGAGAACTCTACCTGAACACCTAAGAGCCAAGGTCTGGAAG atTGCACTGAATGTTGTAGGGAAAGGAGACAGTTTGGCATCCTGGGATGGCTGTTTAGATCTACCAGAACAGACATTGATTCACAAAGACTGTCAAGAACTAGTTG ATCAGTTGTCAGTGCCAGAGGAGAAGTCAGTATTACTTTTGGATATTGAATCTGTGATTACCTTTTACTGTAAATCTCGTAATGTTAAATACAGTTCTAGCCTTAGTTGGACATATCTACTCAAGCCATTGGTGCATCTTCGACTTCCACGAAGTGACTTGTACAACTGCTTCTATGCTATCATGAACAAGTATATTCCTAG AGACTGTTTCCTGAAAGGGAGACCATTTCATCTCTTTAGGTTGCTCCTCCAGTATCATGAGCCAGAACTCTGCTCCTTTCTAGACACCAAAAAGATGACGCCAGACTCGTATGCACTCAACTGG CTTGGATGCCTTTTCTCAAGCTACTGTTCATATGAAGTAACTCAGGCAATATGGGATGGATACCTACAGTTAGCAGatccatttttcatttatttcctaaTGCTTATCATCCTTGTTAATGCAAA GGAATTAATCTTGGCTCCAGAGTCAGATAATAAAGAAGATGTTGCAA AATTTCTAGAAAAATCCCCTGCCAGTTTGGAAGCAGAAGATAtagaagacctttttgttttggCGCAATATTATTGTAGCAAAACTCCAGCTTCTTTCAGAAAG GACAACCACAGCCTATTTGGCAGCAGCTTGTTGGGCCTCAAAGATGATGATTCAGACTTGAGCCAAGCTTTGTGTCTAGCAGTTTCGGTATCAGAGATTCTTCAAGCAAATCAACAACAAGGG GAAGGAGTAAGGTTCTTTGTGGTGGATTGTCGCCCTGCAGAACAATACAATGCTGGGCATTTATCGACTGCATTTCATTTAGACTCGGACTTG ATGCTCCAGAATCCATCGGAATTTGCCCAGTCTGTAAAGTCTTTGTTAGAAGCACAGAAACAGTCGATTGAATCTGGCTCAGTAGCTGGTGGAGAGCACCTTTGTTTCATGGGAAGTGGGCGAGAAGAGGAGGATATGTATATGAACATGGTGCTTGCACACTTCTTACAG AAAAATAAAGAATACGTAAGCATTGCTAAAGGTGGATTTATGG CACTGCAACAACACTTAGCAGACATTAATGTGGAAGGACCAGAAAATGGATATGGCCATTGGATTGCCAGCACTTCAGGCTCAAAAAGTAGCATTAACTCCTTAGTTGAT GGTGATTCTCCTAATGGTTCAAATGATGGAAAGGGAGTCAAGTCCTTGGTAAACAAGATGACCGAAGCTTTGAAGACAAAATCTGTGAATGTGAAAGAAAAAGTTATTAGTTTTATTGAAAATACTTCAACTCCAGTGGATAG ACATGTCAGCAGCAGTGACAGAGTGGGAAAACCTTACCGTGGTGTGAAACCAGTTTTCAGCATTGGAGATGAAGAAGAATATGATACTG atGAAATCGATAACACCTCAATGTCGGatgatgatcgaaaagagattgTCAACATCCAGACTTGGATAAATAAGCCAGACATAAAATATCATTTCCCCTGTACTGAGGTGAAAGAAACTGGGCACAGGTTTCCTAG TCATCTTCTAGTAACTGCTACACATATGTACTGTTTGAGAGAGATTGTTTCTCGGAAGGGATTCGCTTACATACAGTCTCGCCAGGCGTTAAACTCTGTTGTTAAAATCACATCAAAGAAAAAACATCCTGAATTAATAACCTTTAAGTACGGAAATAGCACCACTTCAGGCATAGAGATTTTGGCAATTGAAAG
- the TBC1D23 gene encoding TBC1 domain family member 23 isoform X1 produces MAEGEEASPLSSWENDLAEALEEGGCDLETVRNIIQGRTLPEHLRAKVWKIALNVVGKGDSLASWDGCLDLPEQTLIHKDCQELVDQLSVPEEKSVLLLDIESVITFYCKSRNVKYSSSLSWTYLLKPLVHLRLPRSDLYNCFYAIMNKYIPRDCFLKGRPFHLFRLLLQYHEPELCSFLDTKKMTPDSYALNWLGCLFSSYCSYEVTQAIWDGYLQLADPFFIYFLMLIILVNAKELILAPESDNKEDVAKFLEKSPASLEAEDIEDLFVLAQYYCSKTPASFRKDNHSLFGSSLLGLKDDDSDLSQALCLAVSVSEILQANQQQGEGVRFFVVDCRPAEQYNAGHLSTAFHLDSDLMLQNPSEFAQSVKSLLEAQKQSIESGSVAGGEHLCFMGSGREEEDMYMNMVLAHFLQKNKEYVSIAKGGFMALQQHLADINVEGPENGYGHWIASTSGSKSSINSLVDGDSPNGSNDGKGVKSLVNKMTEALKTKSVNVKEKVISFIENTSTPVDRIPFNLSWPERASVLRHVSSSDRVGKPYRGVKPVFSIGDEEEYDTDEIDNTSMSDDDRKEIVNIQTWINKPDIKYHFPCTEVKETGHRFPSHLLVTATHMYCLREIVSRKGFAYIQSRQALNSVVKITSKKKHPELITFKYGNSTTSGIEILAIERYLIPNAGEATKAIKQQIMKVLDALES; encoded by the exons GGAAAATGACCTTGCAGAAGCTCTAGAAGAAGGTGGTTGTGATCTTGAAACAGTCCGAAACATAATCCAAGGGAGAACTCTACCTGAACACCTAAGAGCCAAGGTCTGGAAG atTGCACTGAATGTTGTAGGGAAAGGAGACAGTTTGGCATCCTGGGATGGCTGTTTAGATCTACCAGAACAGACATTGATTCACAAAGACTGTCAAGAACTAGTTG ATCAGTTGTCAGTGCCAGAGGAGAAGTCAGTATTACTTTTGGATATTGAATCTGTGATTACCTTTTACTGTAAATCTCGTAATGTTAAATACAGTTCTAGCCTTAGTTGGACATATCTACTCAAGCCATTGGTGCATCTTCGACTTCCACGAAGTGACTTGTACAACTGCTTCTATGCTATCATGAACAAGTATATTCCTAG AGACTGTTTCCTGAAAGGGAGACCATTTCATCTCTTTAGGTTGCTCCTCCAGTATCATGAGCCAGAACTCTGCTCCTTTCTAGACACCAAAAAGATGACGCCAGACTCGTATGCACTCAACTGG CTTGGATGCCTTTTCTCAAGCTACTGTTCATATGAAGTAACTCAGGCAATATGGGATGGATACCTACAGTTAGCAGatccatttttcatttatttcctaaTGCTTATCATCCTTGTTAATGCAAA GGAATTAATCTTGGCTCCAGAGTCAGATAATAAAGAAGATGTTGCAA AATTTCTAGAAAAATCCCCTGCCAGTTTGGAAGCAGAAGATAtagaagacctttttgttttggCGCAATATTATTGTAGCAAAACTCCAGCTTCTTTCAGAAAG GACAACCACAGCCTATTTGGCAGCAGCTTGTTGGGCCTCAAAGATGATGATTCAGACTTGAGCCAAGCTTTGTGTCTAGCAGTTTCGGTATCAGAGATTCTTCAAGCAAATCAACAACAAGGG GAAGGAGTAAGGTTCTTTGTGGTGGATTGTCGCCCTGCAGAACAATACAATGCTGGGCATTTATCGACTGCATTTCATTTAGACTCGGACTTG ATGCTCCAGAATCCATCGGAATTTGCCCAGTCTGTAAAGTCTTTGTTAGAAGCACAGAAACAGTCGATTGAATCTGGCTCAGTAGCTGGTGGAGAGCACCTTTGTTTCATGGGAAGTGGGCGAGAAGAGGAGGATATGTATATGAACATGGTGCTTGCACACTTCTTACAG AAAAATAAAGAATACGTAAGCATTGCTAAAGGTGGATTTATGG CACTGCAACAACACTTAGCAGACATTAATGTGGAAGGACCAGAAAATGGATATGGCCATTGGATTGCCAGCACTTCAGGCTCAAAAAGTAGCATTAACTCCTTAGTTGAT GGTGATTCTCCTAATGGTTCAAATGATGGAAAGGGAGTCAAGTCCTTGGTAAACAAGATGACCGAAGCTTTGAAGACAAAATCTGTGAATGTGAAAGAAAAAGTTATTAGTTTTATTGAAAATACTTCAACTCCAGTGGATAG AATTCCTTTCAATCTTTCCTGGCCTGAGAGAGCAAGTGTGCTGCG ACATGTCAGCAGCAGTGACAGAGTGGGAAAACCTTACCGTGGTGTGAAACCAGTTTTCAGCATTGGAGATGAAGAAGAATATGATACTG atGAAATCGATAACACCTCAATGTCGGatgatgatcgaaaagagattgTCAACATCCAGACTTGGATAAATAAGCCAGACATAAAATATCATTTCCCCTGTACTGAGGTGAAAGAAACTGGGCACAGGTTTCCTAG TCATCTTCTAGTAACTGCTACACATATGTACTGTTTGAGAGAGATTGTTTCTCGGAAGGGATTCGCTTACATACAGTCTCGCCAGGCGTTAAACTCTGTTGTTAAAATCACATCAAAGAAAAAACATCCTGAATTAATAACCTTTAAGTACGGAAATAGCACCACTTCAGGCATAGAGATTTTGGCAATTGAAAG